CATACAAAGGTTGCTGTCTCAATGACGAGTTAATACAGGGGCCGGATCTTACAAACACATTGTTAGGAGTTCTGCTGAGATTTAGGCAAGAACCAATTGCTCTAATGGCTGATATTCAGGGAATGTTTTCGCAAGTTAGAGTGCCCAGAGCAGATATGGATTATCTACTATTCCTGTGGTGGCCAGGATGTATTACGAACCAACCTCTAGAAGAGTATCGGATGAAAGTTCACATATTTGGTGCCACATCTTCACCAGCTTGTTCCAACTACGCACTCCACAGAACTGTAGCAGACAATCAGCAGCATTATAGTAAGCAAGCCTGTGATACAGTGAGGCGTAACTTCTACGTTGACGATTGTTTACAATCTGTGTCGACAGTGAGTGATGGAGTATGTTTGGCCAAAGATCTCATCTCAATCTGTGCGCAAGGTGGATTTAGACTTACTAAGTGGATCTCAAATAATCGTGAAGTTTTGGAGTCAATTCCAAAGGAGGAGCGAGCTAAAGAAGTGAAAGAGTTGAACCTGGAGTGTGATACTTTGCCTTCAGAAAGAGCTCTTGGCTTACAGTGGCAGGTGGAGGCAGATACATTGGGATTCAAGATTGCTGTTAAAGACCGTCCAGTTACGAGAAGAGGCATCTTATCCATTGTTAGTTCGTAATATGATCCACTGGGGCTCGTTTCACCTGCAGTGTTGCCTGCCAAGAAGATCATCCAAGATCTGTGCAAACTAAAACTCGGCTGGGATGAAGAAATCCCATTGGAGCATCAGAAACGGTGGAATCAATGGTTGGCAGAGTTACCTATTCTGTCAACATGCTCAGTAAGCAGGTGTCTCAAGCCAGCAGAATTTGGAAAACCGACCAATATACAACTTCACAACTTTTCTGACGCCAGCGAGTTTGGTTATGGTGTAGTCGCCTATATGCGATTGCAGAATAGCAGTGGAGAGACACATACATCACTTGTGATGTCAAAGTCAAGAGTTGCTCCAACAAAACAAGTGTCTATACCAAGGCTTGAATTAACAGCCGCCACGGTAGCAGTACGCATGAGTAACATGATCCTCAGGGAGATAGAAATGCCAATAGACAATATCTACTTCTGGACAGACAGCACTACGGTGCTTAGTTACATCGCCAATGAAAGGACAAGATACCACACATTCGTAGCAAATCGTGTAGGAGAAATACGTGAGAACACAAAGGTGTCACAATGGTACTATGTGCCTACCAAAGTTAACCCAGCTGACATCTGCTCACGGGGTCAAAGTGTGAAGAAGTTTGTTGACAATACTAATTGGATTAGTGGCCTAGAATTTCTCAAAGACTCAGAGACTGAATGGCCAGTTCGAGATGTACACTTACAAATAGAACCAGATGATCCTGAAGTAAAGAAGAACATGATAGTGCATGCAGTACAAGTTGACAAGCCAGATGAGCCTTATGAAACCTTTGCTCAATTCTTTGGGCATTACTCAGATTACCACAAGCTGAAGAGAGCTGTGGCATGGTTGCTCAGATTGAAGAAGCTTCTTAGTCAAAGAAAGACACATCAGCAGACAGTGACAGGTACAGAGGAGAGTAAGGGTGATGAATTCACAACAAAGCAAGATCTAACAGTGCAAGAAATCCATGACGCAGAACAAGCCATCCTGCGTAATGAGCAGCACAAGTATTTTGCCAAAGAAATCAAATTGCTTTCCAACAGAAATGAAGTACCAACAGCTAACAAAGACAAACTTGACCAAGAATCACAGGGTATCAAAGTACATGTGACAGTCCAGAAATCTAGTCCAATTTACAGATTGGACCCCAAGTTGGAAGACGGATTGCTTAGAGTAGGTGGTAGACTGCGAAGAGCAGCATCACTGACAGAAGAAGCGAAGTATCCAGTTATCTTGCCAAGAAACTCATATGTGTCAGAGTTGATTCTGCGTCAAATCCATGAAAGCACAGGGCACTGTGGTAGAAACCACATGCTAGCAAATTTGCAACAACATTACTGGATTCTAGGTGCAAACTCAGCAGCACGGAAGCTAATCAATAGATGCATCATATGCAGGAAGCAGCGTGCAAAGAGACAGGTACAGAAAATGGCTGACTTGCCCGAAGACCGTCTACAGCCTGAGGAACCTCCCTTTACAAGGGTAGGGATATATTTCTTTGGTCCAGTTGAAGTTAAGCATGGAAGAAGCATCCTGAAACGTTATGGTGTAGTCTTCACATGTTTGGCGATACGTGCAGTACACATGGAGAAAGCTGATTCATTAGACACGGATTCATGTATCGCTGCAATAAGAAGATTTGTAGCCAGGAGGGGTCAGGTGAAGATCATAAGAAGTGATAACGGAACCAACATTGTTGGAGCTCAAAGAGAGTTAAGTAAAGAAATCAGTCAATGGAATCAGAAGAAAATCCCTAACGACCTGTTACAGAACAATATCGAATGGAAGTTCAACCCACCTGGAGCGTCGCATTTCGGGGGTATCTGGGAACGCCAGATAAGAACTATCCGCAAGTTGATGGTCATGCTGTCCAAGGAACAAACCCTATCAGATGAGAGTCTGCAAACATTATTTTGTGAGGTAGAATCTATCATAAACAGCCGTCCATTGACACTGGTCTCCGGAGATGCACAAGATTTAGAACCTTTGACTCCCAATCACCTGTTACTACTCAAGACACATCAGAACCTTTCCCCTGTCTTTCCAGAGAACACAGGTATGTGTGTACGCAAGCGATGGAAGTAAGTACAATACCTAGCAGATGTCTTTTGGCGCAGATGGTTAAAGGAATATCTGCCTCAACTTCATTCAAGACAAAAGTGGATTCTTCCGCAGAGAAATCTGAAGACAGGAGACATTGTCTTAATAGTCAATGAAACAGCACCAAGAAACACATGGCTTACTGGAAGAGTCGTGGAAACTTTACCGGACAACCAAGGTTATGTACGGCAAGTGAAATAAAAGACAAAGACCAGCGTGCTTACCAGACCAGTACACAAGCTTTGCCTATTGTTGGAAGCAGATGGTACGCAGCAGGTCAATGAAACAATGAAATCAAACATCAACAAAGAAATAGCAAGAAATCAAGATCAGGAAGATGAAGAAATCAATCACAAAGCTGGTGAAACAAGATTAAGATCAAGGCCAGTCAAACCAAGAAAGATACTTGATTTGTAAAGAACTTTGCTATGTTGAACAGTTTGAATGAACAATTAGACACATGATAATGGAATTAGTGAGCAGTATACATGTAAATAGCAAATGCATGTATGTACTACAAGTACAAGTACAAATACAACTACCAGTTTCAATAACCATTGGCGACAAGCTAGCGTATGCAGCCGGTGGTCTAGCAAGTGACATACAGCCTTTTGGTCTTGCAAGTGACGCTACAAGTAATTCCCACAATGTTACATCCATTTGGTCTTGCAAGTGACGCTACAAGTAATTCCCACAATGTTACATCCATTTGGTCTTGCAAGTGACGCTACAAGTAATTCCCACAATGTTACATCCATTTGGTCTTGCAAGTGACGCTACAAGTAATTCCCACAATGTTACATCCATTTGGTCTTGCAAGTGACGCTACAAGTAATTCCCACAATGTTACATCCATTTGGTCTTGCAAGTGACGCTACAAGTAATTCCCACAATGTTACATCCATTTGGTCTTGCAAGTGACGCTACAAGTAATTCCCACAATGTTACATCCATTTGGTCTAGCAAGTGACGCTACAAGTAATTCCCACAATGTCACATCCTTTTGGTCTTGCAAGTTACGCTACAAGTAATTCCCACAATGTTACATCCATTATGGTCTAGCAAGTGACGCTATAAGTAATTCCCACAATGTTACATCCCCTTGGTCTTGCAAGTGACGCAATAAGTTGCCCCATAATGTTACATCCATTTGGTCTCGCAAGTGACGCAATGAGTTGTCCCCATGTTACATCCCTTTGGATGATGTGTGGAACTGTCCTCATCCCTGAAACTTAAAACATTGTGATGTAGCAAATGATGTCTGAACTCTTTCATCCTGCAAAGTTATAAAAGTTTGACTAATGAAAGCAGCAAATTAGCAACAATGTGTTGGATTCACCAtgaggctgagttcacatagaagtatacggtatacggtattcgctatacgaaatacgctcattcgttcaggctgagttcatataggagtatactatgtgaactcagcctgatcgaatgagcgtatttcgtataacAATAGCgaatatgtcagtttacccattttcttcgtcttatcaaatgcttgtaactttacttcttgaggtcacattgcattcaatgaggtgtcataatgtgcagaattagatagtgcatctattaaaaaatgaatttgcccacatatggtttaggtttttaaaatttggacggtatacgctgcactaaaatcgaacatgcgcgattcccactatactatactatacgcaggtatacggccttttcgaatagctcttatgtgacccggtactatgaaattaccttgctcgatttaatctatacgcgtgcacctgcaaaacgtgcatcgtatacccgaatagtatacttctatgcgatcgtagccttatgtgacccggtactatgaaattgccttgctcgatttaactatatacgcgtgtacctgcaaaacgtgcaccgtatacccgaatagtatacttctatgtgaacgcagcctaatgtctactttttttttttttttttttttttacattttttttttttttttattatcttttttGTAGACAGCTGTCTTTATTAAAAGTTTCTTAATACATAGTACTGTCACTTAATCAGTGACCTTAAATACATTAAcgtgcattttatttattaatattagtgACATAGTCATTTCAAGAGAGTTATAAGAGGATTGAAAAACAAGCAACAAAAATAAGGAAAAGAGCAACAGAATGAGCGAATAGAACTAACTGCTGattattttgtactcaaattgagtagaaaacaaaaacaaacaatcaacaatgagctCCACCGACCCACCCCTGCCGACCCCCTCCACCacacattgagcatgttgagcatattttactttctttactatggattaaaaatacacaggaatgaaaaattatatcataacattaatagttgccaggattgccactcattattaaacttttgtaactttaggctacatactgcttggtatttcaaaacattataataacatttaagttCCCTTTTTAAAACATCTAAGTTTGGTCGTTTCTCGGTCATCTTTACTCTatacaaatgtaattttgcaatagtcaaaatcaatgttagaattaaatcatatttagatccaaaaagaattaactgAGGGGTCATAGCTAGATCTATACTGATCTTGTCTTTTATCCAGTCTCTGAGATCTTCCCAAAATTTCTAGAAAAGGGCAATCCACAAAGAGATGCTTGATTGTTTCTGGATTTATCTTACAAAAAGTACATAAGTCATCATCACTTATGTTCATTTTTAACAACAATGTATTTGTGCCTATGATACTCTGATTAATTCTGTATTGAAACCATCTCAGTTTAATATCAgtggaaaatttgaaatttaaggtacatatttttttccaatcatCATTCTCCATTCCAAATTCCATTTGCCACTTTGACTTACTCATTGTATTCTTCATCTTTGattcaatagaaatatcatagaaCATTTTGCACCCTTTTCGTTTTGCTTAAAAAGTAGTTCCATATTATACGGCTGAAAAGGGGAGGCTAGTTTGGAGCCTATAGTACCAttgtaattaaaatttgactgaattgcTCTAATAATACCATTGTATTCTAAGAAATTGGTCTTCACTTTATAAAGTTTTGTAAATTCGACAATCGACAAAAAGGATCCGTTTACATTTAAGAGATCATTTATAAACAGCACACCTCTTTTTTTCCAATGGGCATAACAAATTGATTTACCACCAATCTTTATTTTATCGTTCCAccacaaatattgttttgcaatACGGTTGAAATccagattattattatttacaatgtttataAGTGAGGACCAAGAAAACAGAGTATCATACCAGAACTTATTATCTATCATGTTTTTCATGTCATTAAAACGATACATACCAAGGCAACAAATATCATCACTTATTACATTAAAACAAAGACGAAATAGCTTAACCCATTTTTGATCACCACAGGCAACCCTCCGAATCCAATTTACCTTTAAAGCATTTATATGCATTTCTACATTTGGCATCTTTACTCCACCATTCTCATAATTTTGCACAAATTGTATTCTTTTAACTCGATCTGGCTTGCCGttccaaatatatttatatatctcatCATTTACCGTTTTAATAAATTCCTTGCTTGGGTTTGGTAGCATTTGAGCAATATAACTTATTTTTGGCAAAGCCAATGATTTCACAACTACAACCCGTCCCAACACCGTTAAATTTCTTTTTTCCAACTTGATAACAGTTTTCGTATCAAATGAAGTGctttatcataattatcatttacCATTTGAGCAAGGTTTGTACTAAAAGAAATGCCTAGAAACTCAAAGCTACCATTGAAATTCcattgtatttttaattttttactaattatagtatTTCTGAATTTCTGAGACCCAATCCATACTGCAACCgttttatcaatattaattttcaaaccagaCATCTCATAAAATGATTGCAATGTTTTAAAGGCACTTTCCAGTGATTTTTCTGTACCATCAAGAATTAatgtagtgtcatctgcatactgtgcaattttaaaattcatatcatTGATGCAAATTCCTGTTATATCCTTATTTTGTCTAATCATTGTAGATAATACCTCCGCACATAAAACGAAGATATATGGCGACAGAGGATCGCCTTGTCTACAACTGCGCTGAATTTGGAACGGTTTAGATATATTTCCATTTATGATTACGGAAGAAGATGCGTTCTTATACAAAGCCATAAACCATCTGCAAATGTCTGATCCGAAATTAAATACCCTTAAAGTTTCAAGAATAAAATCATGCGAaaccgtgtcaaaagctttttcaaaatctattagTAAAAGCATCCCCGGAATTTCATTAACCTCTGTATAACTTAACAAATCATAAATAAGGCGAATACTTTCACCAATGAATCTATTTGGGACAAAACCTGTTTGATCTTCTGAAATTAAATATGGCAAAACCGATTTTATACGGTTTGCAATACATGCAGAGGCCAATTTATAAGAAACATTTAGAAGCGAAATAGGCCTCCAGTTTTTAAGAACTGACGGGGTTTATCTCCTTTTGGCAGAAGAGTAACGTGACCCCTTTTTGAACTTGAGTAAGAGACCCAATTCTAAAACCTTCATTTAAAGATCGGAGGAGAAAACAAGATATTTCCAACCAGAAGCATTTGTAAAATTCCGCTGTAAAACCATCAGGTCCGGGTGTCttgttgtttttcatgtttttcaaagcatATGTGAGCTCAGAAAGAGTAATTTCACCCTCTAACGTATTTGATTGCATTTGCGTTAATTTGTTTATGGAAGCATAATcatcaattttaacattattatttccacctttttctttatacagattttcataaaaagatACTACCTCCTTCTCAATCTCATCTTGAGATGTTGCTTCTGTGTTGTTACCTCTCACAATTCTAAccatttgtttgtttacaaagtttcttttttcaagattaagaaaatatttggtGGGTTTCTCTCCTCCTCTATCCATCGGACCTTTGTTCGAATAAAACATCCTTTAATCTTTCTACTACGAATATCCTCAAGTTCATGTTTAGCATTATCTAACTCattctttaaaatttcaacattaggGCTGTTTTTCAATGATGCCTCCTCGTATGACGTATTTAAGTTTTCTATTAATTTGTCAAGTACTTCTTCAGACTTGCccatctctctctttctttttgagGAGTATGCTATAGTAGCGCCTCTGATTTCCAAAAGCAGTGCTTCAAAAAACAGTTGGTCATTAATAGTTAGTTCTAACTCATTTGGatcaatattgtttatattttctctgTCATACGGCGAAGCAGCATAGATTTGTTTTACTTTAGTTATCGAATCCTTAACTACTTTTACATATTCATCATCTTCAATTAAATCGTTATTCAACTTCCACGAACCTCGTCCCCTTTGTATATTATTACTCTTACTTAGGCCAATGACTACCATAGAATGGTCAGTCCTATATCCTGGTAGAATGTCTGTTTGACCAAttatattcaaaatttcagaagaaatcaagaaaaaatcCAGCCTAGCTTGTTTTATGGGATTGTTTCTTCTCcaggtaaaacgttttatatctggGTTCATAATTCTCCAAGGGTCACACAGACTCAAAtcttcttttatttttaaaacagctTCTTTTGCCTTTGGATtattaatattcaaataattaaatgtatCTAAATTTTGATCCTGGACTAAGTTAAAATCACCACATACAATACAATGTGGGTTACCAACGTTTtcgataacatttttaacacgattATAAAAATCTGGATTATCCTCATTTGGACCATACAGACAAACTATCGTGATATCCATTGACATCATCGTAATATCAAGTACAATCCAATTACCTGTTTGATCCCGCTGAATATTACGCACTTTGAAGTCAAAATTGTTATTCATTAACACTGCCACGCCCCTGGCATTTGTCTTATAACCTGCTGTATAACATTCATATCCCCATTCTGATCTGATCATATTTTCCCATTTCTGGTCCCAGTGTACATCCTGAAGGCAATAAATTGAACATTTCTTTTTccttaaataatttaaaacatctCTTCTCTTAGATTTATCACTCAATCCTCTACAGTTTACAGAACATATATTTATAGTACTATCCATATTCTTTAACcatgtaaacatgtttaacagAAACCTTCATTTGGTTTTTGATTACAACATACATAACTTGATTCACAGCTGTCTTTTTATGATAAATATAATACATACCACACACAAAACtatataaaagaagaaaaaagaaagttgcaaaaacaaaaaaaagcaagaaagagaaaaaaaaaatccaaccacCGAGCCCACCAAGaagataaatttttgggaaaaattatgCTTTTTTACCTTCAAAGATTTATAAATCATCAAGcatgtcaaaaactttttgacacATATTAATTTCCAATGTATGTTTTACTATTCATAAATGTGCAAGCAAGCAAATaaatgatacaaaacatttttatacaatgAATTTTCAAAGCAACTTGTtgtttcatttatactgatatttttttaatatcagaGATGCATTTTTTTACTGTTAACGAGAACTTTAATAAGGGGGATTTTCACACCTCCTTGATATTTAAATTTTATCTGTTCAATTGTTCATAATTGCATTTAAATCGTTCACATTTTGGAGTTTATAACCTTTCATGTATTTTAGTGCTAAAGTCAGTCAATTTATGCAGATTTACACCTTCAAAGATTTATAAATCATCAAGCATGTCAGAAACTTTTTGTCACAGATTAATTTCCACCGTATGTTTTACTATTCATAAATGTGCAAGCAAGCAAATaagtgatacaaaacatttttatacaataatttctcaaagcaaattgttgtttcatttatactgatatttttttttttatatcagagaAGCACCTTTTTACTGTTAACGAGAACATATGAGGGGGATTTTCACACCTCCTTGATATTTAGATTTGATCTGTTCAACTGTTCATATTATATATTGCATTTAAATCGTTCACATTTTGGGAGCCAGGATCTTCACAATCAGCCAGGGCTGGGATTTCATGTGCCAAGTGGAGTTTTTCagcggtgtgtgtgtgtgtgtgggaaccAAGTGTGCAGCAGCTGATGGACATTTCTGTCATTATTTGAAGCTAAAAAATTAGCATTCTCTAGATGTGTTGCTCGCTCGCTTTTTTGAACCCAATTTATCAAGTGCTAAAAATGGTCAGGA
Above is a window of Amphiura filiformis chromosome 7, Afil_fr2py, whole genome shotgun sequence DNA encoding:
- the LOC140157771 gene encoding uncharacterized protein; translated protein: MNGVKNVNTIKLHGLEVADENGDNSIELPEAYIQDNIPVNTEDLVTQRDLEPWSYLCAIKVPEVKHKVELLIGNNVPQALEPIKVIHSQDGGPFASQTSLGWEIHGLIKRVTVPRESVHRICVLSSEDRADLNQKMTSMFNQDFSERSKEDMLEPSIEDQRFMGMVTESTRLVDGHYEIALPLRDRNKAMVDNRVQALKRAEHLKRKLDKNPQFKEDYKNFMEDVINSDYAERVPSEQLEVEDGKKWYVPHHGVYHPAKQKLRVVYDCAVTYKGCCLNDELIQGPDLTNTLLGVLLRFRQEPIALMADIQGMFSQVRVPRADMDYLLFLWWPGCITNQPLEEYRMKVHIFGATSSPACSNYALHRTVADNQQHYSKQACDTVRRNFYVDDCLQSVSTVSDGVCLAKDLISICAQGGFRLTKWISNNREVLESIPKEERAKEVKELNLECDTLPSERALGLQWQVEADTLGFKIAVKDRPVTRRGILSIVMLPAKKIIQDLCKLKLGWDEEIPLEHQKRWNQWLAELPILSTCSVSRCLKPAEFGKPTNIQLHNFSDASEFGYGVVAYMRLQNSSGETHTSLVMSKSRVAPTKQVSIPRLELTAATVAVRMSNMILREIEMPIDNIYFWTDSTTVLSYIANERTRYHTFVANRVGEIRENTKVSQWYYVPTKVNPADICSRGQSVKKFVDNTNWISGLEFLKDSETEWPVRDVHLQIEPDDPEVKKNMIVHAVQVDKPDEPYETFAQFFGHYSDYHKLKRAVAWLLRLKKLLSQRKTHQQTVTGTEESKGDEFTTKQDLTVQEIHDAEQAILRNEQHKYFAKEIKLLSNRNEVPTANKDKLDQESQGIKVHVTVQKSSPIYRLDPKLEDGLLRVGGRLRRAASLTEEAKYPVILPRNSYVSELILRQIHESTGHCGRNHMLANLQQHYWILGANSAARKLINRCIICRKQRAKRQVQKMADLPEDRLQPEEPPFTRVGIYFFGPVEVKHGRSILKRYGVVFTCLAIRAVHMEKADSLDTDSCIAAIRRFVARRGQVKIIRSDNGTNIVGAQRELSKEISQWNQKKIPNDLLQNNIEWKFNPPGASHFGGIWERQIRTIRKLMVMLSKEQTLSDESLQTLFCEVESIINSRPLTLVSGDAQDLEPLTPNHLLLLKTHQNLSPVFPENTDGTQQVNETMKSNINKEIARNQDQEDEEINHKAGETRLRSRPVKPRKILDL